In Gossypium hirsutum isolate 1008001.06 chromosome D06, Gossypium_hirsutum_v2.1, whole genome shotgun sequence, one genomic interval encodes:
- the LOC107910074 gene encoding U4/U6.U5 tri-snRNP-associated protein 2 isoform X1 — translation MLLWYNSRNCESEGGGKKMKAKRELGDSVDGEQDLKRQRVVDSPSSPPEESLVPYNDDEDDERRALNHIGSREEDGHRVKSEEEDDEDEDDPYGLGSTPGRSNRQVEVRRDCPYLDTVNRQVLDFDFEKFCSVSLLNLNVYACLVCGKYYQGRGKKSHAYTHSLEAGHHVYINLRTEKVYCLPDGYEINDPSLDDIRHVLYPRFSREQLEQLDKNKQWSRALDGSDYLPGMVGLNNIQKTDFVNVTIQSLMRVTPLRNFFLIPENYQHCRSQLVHRFGELTRKIWHARNFKGQVSPHEFLQAVMKASKKRFRIGVQCEPVEFMSWLLNTLHADLRTSKKSSSIIHKCFQGELEVVKETQSKAISEKKESDGEQNGALKITDGQIENNNVAAETYRMPFLMLGLDLPEPPLFKDVMEKNIIPQVPLFNILKKFDGEMVTTTVRPPARMRYRVTKLPQYLILHMRRFTKNNFFREKNPTLVNFPVKNLELKDYIPLPAPTKENEKLRTKYDLIANVVHDGKPDEGFYRVFVQRKSEELWYEMQDLHVSETLPQMVALSEAYMQIYEQQQ, via the exons atGCTACTGTGGTATAACAGCAGAAATTGTGAGAGTGAAGGAGGGGGAAAGAAGATGAAAGCAAAAAGGGAACTTGGTGATAGTGTAGACGGGGAACAAGACTTAAAACGGCAGAGGGTTGTGGATTCACCATCTTCACCTCCTGAAGAGTCACTTGTGCCTTATAATGACGATGAAGATGATGAAAGGAGAGCATTGAATCACATAGGCAGCAGAGAAGAAGATGGTCACAGAGTTAAaagtgaagaagaagatgatgaagatgaagatgatccATATGGGCTAGGATCAACTCCAGGGAGGTCAAATCGCCAGGTTGAAGTGCGTAGAGACTGCCCTTACCTCGATACTGTTAACCGCCAG GTTCTGGATTTTGATTTCGAGAAATTTTGTTCGGTCTCTTTGTTGAATTTGAATGTGTATGCATGCCTGGTCTGTGGGAAGTATTACCAAGGAAGAGGGAAGAAGTCCCATGCATATACTCATAGTCTAGAAGCAGGACATCATGTCTACATCAATCTTCGAACAGAGAAGGTGTACTGTCTCCCCGATGGGTATGAAATTAATGACCCATCATTGGATGATATTCGCCATGTTCTATACCCAAG GTTTTCCAGAGAACAACTTGAACAACTTGATAAGAACAAGCAATGGTCTAGGGCACTTGATGGTTCAGATTACCTTCCTGGGATG GTTGGGCTGAATAATATTCAAAAGACTGATTTTGTCAATGTCACCATTCAATCTTTAATGAGAGTTACTCCCTTAAGAAACTTCTTCCTTATCCCTGAGAATTACCAGCACTGTAGATCTCAACTTGTTCATCGGTTTGGAGAACTCACACGAAAGATTTGGCATGCTCGAAACTTTAAAGGACAG GTGAGCCCACATGAGTTTCTACAGGCAGTTATGAAAGCAAGTAAAAAACGGTTTCGAATAGGCGTGCAGTGTGAACCAGTTGAATTCATGTCATGGCTTCTTAACACATTGCATGCAGATCTTAGAACTTCAAAGAAAAGTAGCAGCATCATCCATAAGTGCTTTCAG GGGGAACTGGAGGTTGTGAAAGAGACTCAGAGCAAAGCTATCAGTGAGAAGAAAGAAAGTGATGGGGAACAGAATGGAGCATTAAAGATTACAGATGGTCAAATTGAGAATAATAATGTTGCGGCTGAAACATACAGAATGCCCTTTCTGATGCTTGGTCTGGATTTGCCAGAACCACCACTTTTCAAAGATGTGATGGAGAAAAATATAATACCTCAG gtACCTTTGTTTAATATACTAAAGAAGTTTGATGGTGAGATGGTAACAACTACTGTTCGTCCTCCAGCAAGAATGAGATATCGAGTCACCAAATTGCCACAGTATTTGATACTTCATATGCGCCGATTTACTAAgaataatttcttcagagaaaAGAACCCAACATtgg TGAACTTTCCAGTGAAAAACCTCGAGTTGAAAGACTACATTCCTTTGCCAGCACCAACAAAGGAGAATGAAAAGTTGCGCACCAAGTATGATTTAATTGCTAATGTCGTTCATGATGGTAAGCCTGACGAGGGGTTCTACAGAGTCTTTGTACAGCGGAAATCGGAAGAACTATG GTATGAAATGCAAGATCTGCATGTTTCTGAAACACTTCCTCAGATGGTTGCATTATCTGAAGCTTATATGCAGATATACGAACAGCAACAGTAG
- the LOC107910075 gene encoding mannan endo-1,4-beta-mannosidase 6 isoform X2, with product MASDWRDKKLYPLLGILLLSIFLYFNLGSNPITFPILWQSHMGFVSANSTHFIIVNPRAPLENQSTFYINGWNSYWLMQESVWAGPSRSRVSKMLKKGAEMGLTVCRTWAFNDGAGPNALQISPGVFNERVFRGLDYVIVEARKRGIRLILSLVNNLSNFGGKAQYVRWAQEAGHNVSSSTDSFFSHPMIKDYYKAYVKAILSRKNSLSGVKYADEPAIFAWELMNEPRCSSSSSALILQAWLNEMAAFVKSLDQKHLVTVGLEGFYGLNTTKGLEVNPGEWAASLGSDFIQNSAIENIDFASVHAYPDSWMPHDDMEAKARFLSRWVDSHISDGDHVLKKPVIFTEVGSLVHADNQGFADKDILLKTMYEKIYESAKKRQAGAGALIWQLLVEGVGEYSDRFSFVAWDNPSTYKLILKQSCRLKSIFAESIQSRKLNKDPCSGNLP from the exons ATGGCATCAGATTGGAGAGACAAGAAGCTTTATCCTTTGCTGGGCATCCTTTTACTTTCCATTTTCCTCTACTTCAATTTGGGCAGTAATCCCATTACCTTTCCCATCCTATGGCAATCCCATATGGGTTTCGTTTCTGCAAACTCCACGCATTTCATCATCGTCAACCCCCGCGCTCCACTGGAGAACCAGTCAACGTTCTACATCAACGGCTGGAACTCCTATTGGCTAATGCAGGAGAGCGTGTGGGCTGGTCCCTCCAGGTCAAGGGTGTCGAAGATGCTTAAGAAAGGGGCGGAAATGGGGTTGACCGTTTGCAGGACTTGGGCTTTTAACGATGGTGCTGGACCTAATGCCTTGCAGATATCTCCTGGTGTCTTTAACGAACGAGTCTTTCGG GGATTGGATTATGTGATTGTTGAAGCAAGGAAGCGTGGGATTAGGTTGATTCTAAGTTTGGTGAACAATTTAAGTAACTTTGGTGGGAAAGCTCAGTATGTGAGATGGGCACAAGAAGCTGGACATAATGTTTCTTCTTCAACTGATTCATTTTTTTCACACCCTATGATTAAAGATTACTACAAGGCCTATGTCAAG GCTATTTTGTCTAGAAAGAATTCCTTGAGTGGTGTTAAGTATGCTGATGAACCGGCAATATTTGCTTGGGAGCTGATGAATGAGCCCCGGTGTTCATCCAGTTCCTCTGCTCTCATTCTTCAG GCATGGCTTAATGAGATGGCTGCTTTTGTCAAGAGTCTGGATCAGAAACATCTAGTGACTGTTGGACTTGAGGGGTTTTATGGCCTGAATACAACTAAGGGACTGGAGGTTAATCCTGGGGAATGGGCAGCCTCACTTGGATCAGACTTTATACAGAACTCAGCAATTGAGAACATTGACTTTGCTTCGGTTCATGCATACCCTGATAGCTG GATGCCCCATGATGATATGGAAGCAAAGGCTCGTTTTCTTTCCCGGTGGGTGGATTCTCATATAAGTGACGGGGATCATGTGCTTAAAAAACCGGTTATCTTTACAGAAGTTGGCTCTTTGGTGCATGCAGACAACCAAGGATTTGCTGACAAGGATATTCTTTTAAAGACCATGTATGAAAAAATTTACGAGTCGGCAAAGAAGAGACAAGCTGGGGCAGGGGCCTTAATTTGGCAATTACTAGTTGAAGGAGTGGGGGAATATAGTGACAGATTTTCCTTTGTAGCATGGGATAATCCTTCTACCTATAAACTGATACTAAAACAATCATGCAGGCTTAAAAGCATTTTCGCAGAGAGCATTCAGAGCCGGAAACTTAACAAGGATCCATGCTCTGGTAATCTACCTTGA
- the LOC107910074 gene encoding U4/U6.U5 tri-snRNP-associated protein 2 isoform X2, with product MKAKRELGDSVDGEQDLKRQRVVDSPSSPPEESLVPYNDDEDDERRALNHIGSREEDGHRVKSEEEDDEDEDDPYGLGSTPGRSNRQVEVRRDCPYLDTVNRQVLDFDFEKFCSVSLLNLNVYACLVCGKYYQGRGKKSHAYTHSLEAGHHVYINLRTEKVYCLPDGYEINDPSLDDIRHVLYPRFSREQLEQLDKNKQWSRALDGSDYLPGMVGLNNIQKTDFVNVTIQSLMRVTPLRNFFLIPENYQHCRSQLVHRFGELTRKIWHARNFKGQVSPHEFLQAVMKASKKRFRIGVQCEPVEFMSWLLNTLHADLRTSKKSSSIIHKCFQGELEVVKETQSKAISEKKESDGEQNGALKITDGQIENNNVAAETYRMPFLMLGLDLPEPPLFKDVMEKNIIPQVPLFNILKKFDGEMVTTTVRPPARMRYRVTKLPQYLILHMRRFTKNNFFREKNPTLVNFPVKNLELKDYIPLPAPTKENEKLRTKYDLIANVVHDGKPDEGFYRVFVQRKSEELWYEMQDLHVSETLPQMVALSEAYMQIYEQQQ from the exons ATGAAAGCAAAAAGGGAACTTGGTGATAGTGTAGACGGGGAACAAGACTTAAAACGGCAGAGGGTTGTGGATTCACCATCTTCACCTCCTGAAGAGTCACTTGTGCCTTATAATGACGATGAAGATGATGAAAGGAGAGCATTGAATCACATAGGCAGCAGAGAAGAAGATGGTCACAGAGTTAAaagtgaagaagaagatgatgaagatgaagatgatccATATGGGCTAGGATCAACTCCAGGGAGGTCAAATCGCCAGGTTGAAGTGCGTAGAGACTGCCCTTACCTCGATACTGTTAACCGCCAG GTTCTGGATTTTGATTTCGAGAAATTTTGTTCGGTCTCTTTGTTGAATTTGAATGTGTATGCATGCCTGGTCTGTGGGAAGTATTACCAAGGAAGAGGGAAGAAGTCCCATGCATATACTCATAGTCTAGAAGCAGGACATCATGTCTACATCAATCTTCGAACAGAGAAGGTGTACTGTCTCCCCGATGGGTATGAAATTAATGACCCATCATTGGATGATATTCGCCATGTTCTATACCCAAG GTTTTCCAGAGAACAACTTGAACAACTTGATAAGAACAAGCAATGGTCTAGGGCACTTGATGGTTCAGATTACCTTCCTGGGATG GTTGGGCTGAATAATATTCAAAAGACTGATTTTGTCAATGTCACCATTCAATCTTTAATGAGAGTTACTCCCTTAAGAAACTTCTTCCTTATCCCTGAGAATTACCAGCACTGTAGATCTCAACTTGTTCATCGGTTTGGAGAACTCACACGAAAGATTTGGCATGCTCGAAACTTTAAAGGACAG GTGAGCCCACATGAGTTTCTACAGGCAGTTATGAAAGCAAGTAAAAAACGGTTTCGAATAGGCGTGCAGTGTGAACCAGTTGAATTCATGTCATGGCTTCTTAACACATTGCATGCAGATCTTAGAACTTCAAAGAAAAGTAGCAGCATCATCCATAAGTGCTTTCAG GGGGAACTGGAGGTTGTGAAAGAGACTCAGAGCAAAGCTATCAGTGAGAAGAAAGAAAGTGATGGGGAACAGAATGGAGCATTAAAGATTACAGATGGTCAAATTGAGAATAATAATGTTGCGGCTGAAACATACAGAATGCCCTTTCTGATGCTTGGTCTGGATTTGCCAGAACCACCACTTTTCAAAGATGTGATGGAGAAAAATATAATACCTCAG gtACCTTTGTTTAATATACTAAAGAAGTTTGATGGTGAGATGGTAACAACTACTGTTCGTCCTCCAGCAAGAATGAGATATCGAGTCACCAAATTGCCACAGTATTTGATACTTCATATGCGCCGATTTACTAAgaataatttcttcagagaaaAGAACCCAACATtgg TGAACTTTCCAGTGAAAAACCTCGAGTTGAAAGACTACATTCCTTTGCCAGCACCAACAAAGGAGAATGAAAAGTTGCGCACCAAGTATGATTTAATTGCTAATGTCGTTCATGATGGTAAGCCTGACGAGGGGTTCTACAGAGTCTTTGTACAGCGGAAATCGGAAGAACTATG GTATGAAATGCAAGATCTGCATGTTTCTGAAACACTTCCTCAGATGGTTGCATTATCTGAAGCTTATATGCAGATATACGAACAGCAACAGTAG
- the LOC107910078 gene encoding major latex allergen Hev b 5 — MASVEVQSAATTLPENETTPEVTKVEETPKEEPAAAPVEAEPETTSDAPAAEETEVSIAEAPAEVDTKEVVEEEAKAAEEAEKATEEVKDDTPEVQTETVTEEAKVETEEPAVEEKPAEEEKGDEKADEIPVEKVEK; from the exons ATGGCCAGTGTTGAG GTTCAATCAGCTGCAACAACATTGCCAGAGAACGAGACAACACCAGAGGTAACCAAGGTTGAGGAGACGCCAAAAGAGGAGCCAGCGGCCGCACCTGTGGAAGCTGAGCCGGAGACAACATCAGATGCTCCGGCTGCGGAGGAAACCGAAGTTTCCATAGCCGAAGCTCCGGCTGAAGTCGATACCAAAGAAGTGGTAGAAGAAGAAGCGAAGGCTGCTGAGGAAGCGGAGAAAGCAACGGAGGAGGTAAAGGATGACACCCCGGAGGTGCAGACAGAAACAGTTACAGAGGAGGCCAAAGTAGAGACCGAGGAACCCGCGGTGGAGGAGAAACCAGCTGAGGAGGAAAAGGGAGATGAAAAAGCTGATGAGATTCCTGTTGAGAAAGTTGAAAAATAG
- the LOC107910075 gene encoding mannan endo-1,4-beta-mannosidase 6 isoform X1: MASDWRDKKLYPLLGILLLSIFLYFNLGSNPITFPILWQSHMGFVSANSTHFIIVNPRAPLENQSTFYINGWNSYWLMQESVWAGPSRSRVSKMLKKGAEMGLTVCRTWAFNDGAGPNALQISPGVFNERVFRGLDYVIVEARKRGIRLILSLVNNLSNFGGKAQYVRWAQEAGHNVSSSTDSFFSHPMIKDYYKAYVKAILSRKNSLSGVKYADEPAIFAWELMNEPRCSSSSSALILQHGVQAWLNEMAAFVKSLDQKHLVTVGLEGFYGLNTTKGLEVNPGEWAASLGSDFIQNSAIENIDFASVHAYPDSWMPHDDMEAKARFLSRWVDSHISDGDHVLKKPVIFTEVGSLVHADNQGFADKDILLKTMYEKIYESAKKRQAGAGALIWQLLVEGVGEYSDRFSFVAWDNPSTYKLILKQSCRLKSIFAESIQSRKLNKDPCSGNLP; this comes from the exons ATGGCATCAGATTGGAGAGACAAGAAGCTTTATCCTTTGCTGGGCATCCTTTTACTTTCCATTTTCCTCTACTTCAATTTGGGCAGTAATCCCATTACCTTTCCCATCCTATGGCAATCCCATATGGGTTTCGTTTCTGCAAACTCCACGCATTTCATCATCGTCAACCCCCGCGCTCCACTGGAGAACCAGTCAACGTTCTACATCAACGGCTGGAACTCCTATTGGCTAATGCAGGAGAGCGTGTGGGCTGGTCCCTCCAGGTCAAGGGTGTCGAAGATGCTTAAGAAAGGGGCGGAAATGGGGTTGACCGTTTGCAGGACTTGGGCTTTTAACGATGGTGCTGGACCTAATGCCTTGCAGATATCTCCTGGTGTCTTTAACGAACGAGTCTTTCGG GGATTGGATTATGTGATTGTTGAAGCAAGGAAGCGTGGGATTAGGTTGATTCTAAGTTTGGTGAACAATTTAAGTAACTTTGGTGGGAAAGCTCAGTATGTGAGATGGGCACAAGAAGCTGGACATAATGTTTCTTCTTCAACTGATTCATTTTTTTCACACCCTATGATTAAAGATTACTACAAGGCCTATGTCAAG GCTATTTTGTCTAGAAAGAATTCCTTGAGTGGTGTTAAGTATGCTGATGAACCGGCAATATTTGCTTGGGAGCTGATGAATGAGCCCCGGTGTTCATCCAGTTCCTCTGCTCTCATTCTTCAG CATGGAGTACAGGCATGGCTTAATGAGATGGCTGCTTTTGTCAAGAGTCTGGATCAGAAACATCTAGTGACTGTTGGACTTGAGGGGTTTTATGGCCTGAATACAACTAAGGGACTGGAGGTTAATCCTGGGGAATGGGCAGCCTCACTTGGATCAGACTTTATACAGAACTCAGCAATTGAGAACATTGACTTTGCTTCGGTTCATGCATACCCTGATAGCTG GATGCCCCATGATGATATGGAAGCAAAGGCTCGTTTTCTTTCCCGGTGGGTGGATTCTCATATAAGTGACGGGGATCATGTGCTTAAAAAACCGGTTATCTTTACAGAAGTTGGCTCTTTGGTGCATGCAGACAACCAAGGATTTGCTGACAAGGATATTCTTTTAAAGACCATGTATGAAAAAATTTACGAGTCGGCAAAGAAGAGACAAGCTGGGGCAGGGGCCTTAATTTGGCAATTACTAGTTGAAGGAGTGGGGGAATATAGTGACAGATTTTCCTTTGTAGCATGGGATAATCCTTCTACCTATAAACTGATACTAAAACAATCATGCAGGCTTAAAAGCATTTTCGCAGAGAGCATTCAGAGCCGGAAACTTAACAAGGATCCATGCTCTGGTAATCTACCTTGA
- the LOC107907951 gene encoding transcription initiation factor IIF subunit alpha, translated as MSFDLMLNPSCSGCGSSQDLYGSNCKHMTLCVSCGKTMAENQGKCFECGAIVTRLIREYNVRASPSTDKNYFIGRFMTGLPNFSKKKNAENRWSLQKDGLQGRQVTDALREKYKNKPWLLEDETGQAQYQGQLEGSQSATYYLLMMQGKEFVAIPAGSWYNFNKVAQYKQLTLEEAEEKMKNRRKTADGYERWMMKAANNGAAAFGEVEKTDEKETAAAGGRGRKKSTGEEEEGHVSDRGEEDEEEEAARKNRLGLNKKSGDDDEEGPRGGDLDMDDDDIEKGDDWEHEEIFTDDDEAVGNDPEERDLAPEVPAPPEIKEDEDEEDEEQEGGLSKSGKELKKLLGKASGLNDSDADEDDDDEDVDDDMNFNPTPAPKQKDAPKEEPADNSPMKPAPSSSARGTPAASKSSKGKRKGDDTKASNGTPLKKVKSEPESKTSVKEENTSASKGSAPSKGTSSSAKAGSTSAASASSSKAGSASTAGPVTEEEIRAVLLQKAPVTTSDLVAKFKARLKSPEDKKAFADILRRISKIQKTNGPNNYVVLREK; from the exons ATGTCTTTCGATCTCATGCTGAACCCGTCCTGCAGCGGCTGCGGATCCTCCCAAGATCTGTACGGTAGCAACTGCAAGCACATGACCCTCTGCGTCTCTTGTGGCAAAACCATGGCCGAGAACCAAGGCAAATGCTTCGAATGTGGCGCCATTGTCACCCGCTTGATTCGA GAATACAATGTTAGAGCAAGTCCTAGCACCGACAAGAACTACTTTATTGGTAGGTTTATGACTGGGTTGCCCAatttttcaaagaagaaaaatgctGAGAATAGATGGTCTCTGCAAAAAGATGGGCTACAAGGACGCCAAGTTACTGATGCTTTGCGG GAGAAATATAAGAACAAACCTTGGTTGTTGGAGGATGAAACAGGTCAGGCTCAATATCAAGGTCAACTTGAAGGTTCACAGTCGGCAACTTATTACCTGCTTATGATGCAAGGAAAGGAATTTGTAGCTATTCCTGCTGGTTCTTG GTACAATTTTAACAAGGTTGCTCAGTATAAGCAACTTACATTAGAAGAAGctgaagaaaaaatgaagaacAGGAGGAAGACTGCAGATGGTTATGAGAGATGGATGATGAAAGCTGCGAATAATGGCGCTGCTGCGTTTGGTGAAGTGGAGAAGACTGATGAAAAAGAAACTGCTGCTGCTGGTGGGAGGGGACGTAAAAAGTCAACTGGTGAGGAGGAAGAAGGTCATGTATCAGATagaggagaagaagatgaagaagaggaAGCTGCCAGGAAGAATAGGCTTGGACTTAACAAAAAAAGTGGTGACGATGATGAAGAAGGTCCAAGGGGAGGTGATCTTGATATGGATGATGATGATATTGAGAAGG GTGATGATTGGGAGCATGAAGAAATATTCACTGATGATGATGAAGCTGTTGGTAACGATCCTGAGGAAAGGGATTTGGCCCCTGAAGTTCCTGCTCCACCGGAAATCAAGGAG GATGAAGACGAGGAGGATGAGGAGCAAGAAGGAGGACTGAGTAAGTCCGGGAAAGAGTTGAAGAAGCTATTAGGGAAAGCTAGTGGGCTTAATGATTCAGATGCAGacgaagatgatgatgatgaggat gTGGATGATGATATGAACTTTAATCCTACACCAGCTCCTAAGCAGAAGGATGCACCTAAAGAAGAACCAGCTGACAACAGTCCAATGAAACCGGCACCTTCATCTTCTGCTCGGGGAACCCCAGCTGCATCTAAGTCATCAAAGGGAAAGAGAAAAGGTGATGATACAAAAGCATCAAATGGTACCCCTCTGAAGAAGGTTAAATCAGAACCT GAGTCAAAAACTTCTGTGAAGGAGGAAAATACATCTGCTTCGAAAGGCAGTGCGCCTTCCAAGGGCACGTCATCCTCTGCAAAAGCTGGATCAACATCAGCTGCCAGTGCTTCTTCTTCTAAAGCAGGTTCAGCATCAACTGCTGGACCTGTAACTGAAGAAGAAATCAGGGCTGTGTTATTACAAAAGGCACCTGTAACAACATCTGATCTTGTTGCTAAATTTAAAGCTAGGTTAAAATCTCCGGAG GACAAGAAGGCTTTTGCAGATATTCTTAGGCGAATTTCTAAGATACAAAAGACGAATGGGCCTAATAACTACGTCGTGTTGAGAGAAAAGTGA
- the LOC107910077 gene encoding acyl-CoA--sterol O-acyltransferase 1, which produces MASEGINKFIKLWLCIIISLCYCYSIGRTKKTPKGLVRLLCLLPVMCLFLAIPLNISSIHFAGTTAFSISWLANFKLLLFAFGKGPLSSPSLSLPRFIAIACFPIKIQQHPSHLNVYQTPTNYAIKVLLFALLLSVYDYTHHIHPTILLVLYCFHVYFCLEIILVTVATLTRALLGLELEKQFNEPYLSTSLQDFWGKRWNLMATSVLRPTAYEPVRNTAARFIGRKRALLPAVFGTFVVSGIMHELIFYYLGRVWPTWEVMRFFLLHGVCVTAEIVLKNAFADKWPLPREVSTPLTVGFVMITGNWLFFPPLLRCGAKERALEEYAVLGAFIKNVTTLTFSSFQSH; this is translated from the coding sequence ATGGCGAGCGAGGGGATAAACAAGTTCATCAAGCTTTGGCTCTGCATAATCATTTCCCTGTGCTACTGCTACTCCataggtagaaccaagaaaacccCTAAAGGACTTGTACGGCTTCTTTGTTTATTGCCAGTTATGTGCCTATTCCTCGCCATCCCACTCAACATCTCCTCCATACATTTCGCTGGTACCACTGCTTTCTCCATCTCTTGGCTTGCTAACTTCAAGCTTTTACTTTTCGCCTTCGGCAAAGGCCCTTTATCATCCCCATCTCTCTCTTTACCTCGTTTCATTGCCATTGCTTGTTTCCCTATCAAAATCCAACAACACCCTTCACATCTAAATGTCTATCAAACACCTACAAACTATGCAATCAAGGTTCTGCTTTTTGCCTTGTTGCTTAGTGTATATGACTATACGCACCATATCCACCCTACGATCTTGTTGGTTCTGTATTGTTTTCATGTATACTTTTGTTTAGAGATTATCCTAGTAACGGTGGCGACCTTGACTCGAGCCTTGTTGGGTCTCGAGCTAGAGAAACAGTTTAACGAACCCTATCTCTCCACCTCGCTGCAAGATTTCTGGGGTAAGAGATGGAACCTCATGGCAACTAGTGTTCTACGACCGACGGCGTACGAACCTGTCCGGAACACCGCTGCTCGTTTCATTGGTCGTAAACGGGCTCTGCTTCCGGCGGTTTTCGGGACTTTTGTGGTGTCGGGAATCATGCACGAGCTGATTTTCTATTACCTGGGACGCGTGTGGCCGACATGGGAAGTCATGCGGTTCTTTCTTCTCCATGGAGTATGTGTGACGGCAGAGATCGTTCTGAAGAACGCGTTTGCGGATAAGTGGCCGTTGCCCAGGGAGGTTTCTACGCCGTTGACGGTTGGATTCGTGATGATTACTGGTAACTGGCTATTTTTCCCACCGCTTCTACGGTGTGGGGCTAAGGAGAGGGCGCTTGAAGAGTACGCGGTGCTAGGCGCGTTTATTAAGAATGTTACTACGCTAACCTTCAGCTCTTTCCAGTCACATTGA